In Geotalea uraniireducens, one genomic interval encodes:
- a CDS encoding Slp family lipoprotein — protein MKTVLAVMLLGVAFFAGCATPVISEKTRSLVDSRLTFAQLKQNPEAFVGKYVMLGGVIAGVKNTKEGSQLEIMQVKLDDSGMPEDVFHTEGRFLALSHDFLDGMIYKPGRLVTLVGEVNGKRVQPLDEVDYTYPVLVIKEIHIWKRYENESGYPYPVPGPYYNYDPYYYGYWPGPYWYRPLGPIYRRW, from the coding sequence ATGAAAACTGTTCTCGCCGTTATGCTGCTGGGCGTGGCATTCTTCGCCGGATGCGCGACGCCGGTCATCAGTGAAAAGACCCGCAGCCTCGTCGATAGCCGGCTAACATTCGCCCAGCTGAAGCAAAATCCCGAGGCGTTTGTCGGCAAATACGTGATGCTCGGCGGCGTCATTGCCGGGGTCAAGAACACCAAGGAAGGCAGCCAGCTGGAAATAATGCAGGTCAAACTGGACGATTCCGGCATGCCAGAGGATGTGTTTCACACCGAGGGACGTTTCCTCGCGCTGTCGCACGACTTTCTCGACGGGATGATTTACAAGCCGGGACGGTTGGTGACGCTTGTCGGCGAAGTGAATGGCAAAAGGGTTCAGCCCCTCGACGAAGTCGACTATACCTACCCGGTACTGGTGATCAAGGAGATTCACATCTGGAAACGTTACGAAAACGAAAGCGGCTATCCCTACCCGGTCCCAGGCCCCTACTACAATTACGATCCCTATTATTACGGTTACTGGCCGGGACCATACTGGTACCGGCCACTCGGTCCCATTTACCGTCGATGGTAA
- a CDS encoding FtsB family cell division protein, which yields MRKRMYLIPAGCILFILYFTVFGERGLLRIYHLSQEKEQMLQHVDETRQQNENLKREIEALKTDKRYLESIARKDFGLVRPNEIVYQFPAADKPGQVTTQRPVSTAAGKK from the coding sequence ATGCGGAAGCGGATGTATCTGATCCCCGCCGGTTGTATTCTGTTCATTCTCTACTTTACCGTGTTCGGTGAGCGGGGATTGTTGCGCATCTACCATCTTAGCCAGGAAAAAGAACAGATGTTGCAGCATGTCGATGAGACCCGTCAGCAGAACGAGAACCTGAAAAGGGAGATCGAAGCGCTCAAAACCGATAAGCGCTATTTGGAAAGTATTGCCCGGAAAGATTTCGGCTTGGTGAGGCCCAACGAAATAGTCTATCAATTCCCGGCTGCGGACAAACCCGGCCAGGTGACGACGCAGCGGCCGGTTTCGACGGCGGCAGGGAAAAAATAG
- a CDS encoding cofactor-independent phosphoglycerate mutase translates to MKYIVLLGDGMSDEKLKVLDNRTPLQAAKTPHMDLMARSGKLGLARTVPKGLPPGSDVANLSVFGYDPRSCYTGRSPLEAASMGVELSPNDVAFRVNLVNLEPARGTLIMNDYSAGHISTEEGRELIEALQRELGDQEFQFYPGVGYRHLLVWRNGKSEIVATPPHDISGQSILEYLPRGDGADRLIYLMNASQLVLNNHPQYRQRLDANKVPANSIWLWGHGKAPKMELFNSRFGLSGAVISAVDLINGIGVCAGLDVIKVEGATGYLDTNYEGKVAAALAALETHDFVYLHIEAPDEASHSGNLDHKLQAIEDFDARVVGPILEGIKRFPAYRILCTPDHPTPLRLKTHTAAPVPFIVYGGEAPGTESSVAGYDEESAKATGVVIDEGFRLMDILLGR, encoded by the coding sequence ATGAAGTACATTGTTTTGCTTGGCGACGGCATGTCTGATGAAAAACTGAAAGTACTCGATAATAGGACCCCGTTGCAGGCAGCGAAAACTCCCCATATGGATCTGATGGCCAGAAGCGGCAAGCTTGGGCTTGCCAGGACCGTTCCGAAGGGGTTGCCGCCGGGGAGTGACGTCGCCAATCTGTCGGTGTTCGGTTACGATCCCCGCAGCTGTTACACGGGGCGTTCGCCTCTCGAGGCTGCCAGCATGGGGGTCGAGCTCAGCCCGAACGATGTTGCCTTCCGCGTTAACTTGGTCAATCTTGAGCCGGCCCGCGGGACCTTGATCATGAACGACTATTCCGCCGGCCACATCTCTACTGAGGAAGGGAGGGAACTGATCGAGGCGCTGCAACGGGAGCTGGGGGACCAGGAATTCCAGTTCTACCCGGGGGTCGGTTATCGTCACCTGCTGGTCTGGCGCAACGGCAAGAGTGAGATCGTGGCAACCCCTCCCCACGATATCTCCGGGCAGAGCATCCTGGAGTACCTTCCTCGGGGCGACGGCGCCGATCGGTTGATTTACCTGATGAATGCGTCGCAGCTGGTGCTCAATAATCATCCCCAGTACCGGCAGCGGCTCGACGCCAATAAAGTCCCTGCCAATTCCATCTGGCTCTGGGGACATGGCAAGGCACCGAAAATGGAGTTGTTCAACAGCCGGTTCGGACTCAGCGGCGCGGTGATCTCTGCTGTCGACCTGATCAATGGAATCGGGGTTTGCGCCGGCCTGGACGTGATCAAGGTCGAGGGGGCCACTGGCTATCTCGATACCAACTATGAGGGGAAAGTCGCAGCCGCCCTGGCTGCCCTGGAGACGCATGATTTTGTCTATCTGCATATCGAGGCGCCCGATGAGGCGTCCCATTCCGGCAATCTTGATCACAAGCTCCAGGCAATCGAAGATTTTGACGCCCGCGTCGTCGGCCCGATCCTTGAGGGGATCAAACGGTTTCCCGCCTACCGAATCCTTTGCACTCCCGACCATCCGACGCCATTGCGGCTAAAAACCCATACAGCCGCTCCCGTGCCATTCATCGTCTATGGTGGAGAAGCACCGGGAACAGAGAGTAGTGTTGCCGGCTACGACGAGGAATCGGCGAAGGCAACGGGAGTTGTCATCGATGAAGGGTTCCGCCTGATGGATATCCTGCTGGGCCGGTAA
- a CDS encoding helix-turn-helix transcriptional regulator, whose amino-acid sequence MRTTLPETGFVRLSTIIGDPKADPPIPPIIPVSKSTWWAGVKSGRYPQPVKKLGPKITAWKVSDIRALIEGQPE is encoded by the coding sequence ATGCGCACCACCTTACCGGAAACCGGCTTTGTCCGGCTGTCCACCATTATCGGCGACCCCAAGGCCGATCCCCCTATTCCCCCTATCATTCCGGTATCCAAGAGCACCTGGTGGGCCGGGGTCAAATCCGGCCGTTACCCGCAGCCCGTCAAAAAATTAGGACCAAAAATTACCGCGTGGAAAGTTTCCGATATAAGGGCACTGATCGAAGGTCAGCCGGAATAA
- a CDS encoding tyrosine-type recombinase/integrase: MPKRIAPLSETQVRNAKPKDKEYKLMDGFGLFLLVTPTSGKLWRFDYRLGDKRKTMALGAYPEVSLAEARQRREDAKKLLANGVDPGEIKKAQKAAVISSNEKSLEVVARAWHAGKVEGWAESHAKTTMERLEKNIFPWLGAMPVSEIKLSDIKPVLHRIEERAPESARRMYVALNMIFRYCVASEFIGRNPFEGLKPKDIMRREPIEKHFPALTQPHELAPLLRAIDDFKGSFVVKCALQLAPLVFVRPGELRHAEWSEIDFDKAEWNIPIEKMKLSTKEKIKRKGDFHCVPLSRQAMEIFKAIQPLTGRSPYVFPGARSYFRPMSEAALTAAIHRMGFQGEMTWHGFRAVARTLIDEVLQIRPDFIEHQLAHAVRDALGRAYNRTSHLAERKKMMQQWADYLDGLKTGAKVIRISDRTAK; this comes from the coding sequence ATGCCAAAGCGGATTGCCCCTCTCTCTGAAACCCAGGTCCGAAACGCCAAACCCAAAGACAAAGAATACAAACTGATGGATGGCTTCGGGCTCTTCTTGCTCGTGACTCCAACGAGCGGAAAGCTATGGCGCTTTGATTATCGATTGGGTGACAAGCGCAAGACCATGGCGTTAGGCGCTTACCCCGAGGTTTCCCTTGCCGAGGCACGGCAACGCCGTGAGGATGCAAAGAAGCTTCTCGCCAACGGTGTTGATCCCGGCGAGATCAAGAAGGCACAGAAGGCCGCTGTCATTTCCAGTAACGAAAAATCATTGGAAGTGGTAGCCCGCGCATGGCACGCCGGAAAGGTTGAGGGATGGGCGGAAAGTCATGCAAAGACCACCATGGAGAGATTGGAGAAGAATATCTTTCCCTGGCTCGGCGCAATGCCTGTCAGCGAAATCAAGCTTTCAGACATAAAACCGGTACTCCACCGGATCGAGGAGCGCGCCCCCGAGTCAGCCCGGCGGATGTATGTCGCCCTCAATATGATTTTTCGCTACTGCGTGGCTTCCGAGTTTATAGGACGGAATCCCTTCGAGGGGCTGAAGCCAAAAGACATCATGAGACGGGAGCCGATAGAAAAACATTTCCCTGCCCTCACACAGCCGCACGAATTGGCTCCACTGCTGAGGGCAATCGACGACTTCAAAGGTTCGTTTGTCGTCAAGTGCGCACTGCAACTTGCTCCCCTCGTCTTTGTCCGACCAGGTGAGCTGCGTCATGCCGAGTGGTCCGAAATCGACTTTGATAAGGCAGAGTGGAACATCCCCATTGAAAAGATGAAGCTCTCCACAAAGGAGAAGATCAAGCGTAAGGGAGATTTTCACTGTGTTCCCCTGAGTCGGCAGGCAATGGAAATTTTCAAGGCCATTCAACCATTGACCGGAAGGAGTCCGTATGTTTTCCCCGGAGCGCGTTCATATTTCCGGCCCATGAGCGAGGCGGCGCTTACGGCTGCCATTCACCGCATGGGATTTCAGGGGGAGATGACCTGGCACGGCTTCAGGGCCGTGGCGCGTACCCTGATCGACGAGGTATTGCAGATACGTCCCGATTTCATTGAACATCAACTTGCGCATGCCGTTCGCGATGCCTTGGGCCGCGCCTACAACCGCACATCACACCTTGCCGAGCGGAAGAAGATGATGCAGCAATGGGCCGATTACCTTGACGGACTGAAGACAGGGGCAAAAGTCATCAGAATTTCCGACCGGACAGCCAAATGA
- a CDS encoding DUF3631 domain-containing protein, translated as MDIESFHNAIRQTTGGAPSPSEIIPGKLVRFATSDRKGNRAGWCKLFEDGEGGVFGCWRSGVSGTWQAKSDRNPVEQAAFLFRVKQAQEEAATSEQAIRQECREKSATLWGKGRDVAAKHPYLAAKGIKPHGIKQLRNSLMIPVRDHAGELHGLQFILPDGTKRFKSGTALSGCYHLIGNPTGRILIAEGYATGATLHEITGHAVVCAFTAGNLKPVAEVLHQQYPDTVLVICADDDHLTEGNPGLTKAIETAEAVSGLLVVPCFPATRTVADSDFNDLARLAGPEAVKRCIEAAAPPTSSAENEASDFPLEAVIERLSKLTPLQYDQVRRQEAKVLGVRPATLDAAVKDARKGTVADDLPFVEVEPWPDEVDPAQLLTDIAATVRRFIVCEKETAHAVALWAAMTWFIDVVPVAPLAIITAPEKRCGKSQLLFLLGRLSARAITTSSISPAALYRTIDAWCPTLLIDEADAFMKDNEELRGLLNSGHTRESAYVIRTVGDNFTPTKFNTWGAKALAGIGHVADTLMDRAVILELRRKMPHEEIDRIRHAEPNLFADLRSKLARFAEDCRDQVRQARPPLPQSLNDRAQDNWEPLLAIALSAGNEWLQLGTVAALKMSGSESATQTVGTELLADIREIFGDDRDRITTAELIRLLCADDEKPWATFNRGQAISPRQVAKRLREYGILSHTIRLGIETAKGYTLEQFREAFSRYLSTLPELPVTPSQVSIHAASAVTDKSLPIFSVTETVTPSVTPEPATNAVCDGVTDKIPGEGVLFLTEDDLEMPS; from the coding sequence GTGGATATTGAGAGTTTTCACAATGCAATCCGGCAGACCACCGGCGGCGCCCCTTCCCCTTCCGAGATCATACCGGGCAAACTGGTCAGGTTTGCTACCAGCGACCGGAAAGGAAATAGGGCTGGCTGGTGCAAACTGTTCGAGGACGGAGAAGGAGGTGTTTTCGGTTGCTGGCGTTCAGGCGTTTCCGGGACCTGGCAGGCCAAGTCGGACCGGAACCCTGTAGAGCAGGCCGCTTTTCTCTTCCGGGTGAAACAGGCACAGGAAGAGGCCGCCACGTCCGAGCAGGCAATCCGGCAGGAATGCCGGGAGAAATCGGCGACCCTCTGGGGGAAAGGCCGGGATGTTGCCGCAAAGCACCCCTACCTGGCGGCAAAAGGAATCAAGCCCCATGGCATCAAGCAACTGCGGAACTCGCTCATGATCCCGGTTCGGGATCATGCCGGGGAGCTGCACGGGCTGCAATTCATCCTGCCGGATGGGACAAAGAGATTCAAAAGCGGTACGGCGCTCTCCGGCTGCTACCATCTCATCGGTAATCCCACCGGCAGGATTCTGATCGCCGAAGGCTATGCTACCGGCGCGACACTCCACGAGATCACCGGTCATGCTGTGGTTTGCGCCTTCACTGCCGGAAACCTGAAGCCAGTGGCAGAGGTATTACACCAACAATATCCGGATACGGTGTTGGTCATTTGCGCCGATGATGATCATCTCACCGAAGGAAATCCCGGCTTGACCAAAGCCATCGAAACGGCAGAAGCGGTGTCCGGGCTTCTGGTAGTCCCCTGTTTTCCTGCGACAAGGACTGTGGCAGATTCCGACTTCAATGACCTGGCCCGACTGGCAGGGCCGGAGGCGGTCAAGCGCTGTATCGAGGCTGCGGCCCCTCCTACCTCATCCGCTGAAAACGAAGCCTCCGATTTCCCGCTTGAAGCCGTCATCGAGCGGTTGTCGAAACTTACTCCGTTACAATACGACCAGGTACGCCGACAGGAGGCAAAGGTGCTCGGTGTTCGTCCTGCCACCCTGGATGCCGCCGTCAAGGATGCCCGCAAGGGAACCGTTGCTGACGATCTCCCCTTTGTCGAAGTGGAACCGTGGCCGGATGAGGTGGACCCGGCGCAGTTGTTGACCGATATTGCTGCCACGGTTCGGCGCTTCATCGTCTGCGAAAAGGAGACCGCTCACGCCGTCGCCCTGTGGGCTGCCATGACCTGGTTTATTGACGTGGTGCCGGTTGCGCCCCTGGCGATCATCACCGCCCCGGAGAAGCGGTGCGGCAAGTCGCAGCTCCTGTTTCTTCTGGGCCGTCTGTCCGCCCGGGCCATCACCACGAGCAGCATCTCACCGGCAGCGCTGTACCGCACCATCGACGCTTGGTGTCCCACGCTCCTGATCGATGAGGCCGACGCCTTCATGAAGGACAATGAAGAGCTGCGGGGACTTCTGAACAGCGGCCATACTCGCGAGAGCGCCTATGTCATCCGCACCGTCGGCGACAATTTCACGCCGACCAAGTTTAACACCTGGGGCGCCAAGGCCCTTGCCGGTATCGGTCATGTGGCCGATACCCTGATGGACCGGGCGGTGATTCTGGAACTGCGGCGCAAAATGCCCCACGAAGAGATTGACCGCATCCGCCATGCCGAGCCGAATTTGTTTGCCGACTTGCGGTCCAAGCTGGCCCGCTTTGCCGAAGATTGCCGCGATCAGGTGCGCCAAGCCCGGCCACCGCTTCCCCAGAGCCTCAACGACCGGGCGCAGGACAACTGGGAACCGCTCCTGGCTATTGCCCTGTCAGCCGGCAATGAATGGCTGCAGCTCGGGACCGTGGCAGCGCTGAAGATGTCCGGCAGCGAGAGTGCAACGCAGACGGTCGGAACGGAACTCCTTGCCGACATTCGGGAGATTTTCGGAGATGACCGGGACCGGATCACCACGGCAGAGCTGATCCGGCTCCTGTGCGCCGACGATGAGAAGCCTTGGGCCACCTTCAATCGGGGCCAGGCCATCTCGCCCCGGCAGGTGGCAAAGCGGCTTCGGGAGTACGGCATTCTTTCCCATACCATTCGTCTCGGCATCGAGACCGCCAAAGGATATACCCTGGAGCAATTCAGAGAAGCTTTTTCCAGATATTTATCTACCCTCCCTGAATTACCCGTAACACCGTCACAAGTCAGTATTCATGCGGCTTCAGCTGTGACGGATAAATCGTTACCGATTTTTTCCGTAACGGAAACCGTCACGCCATCCGTCACACCTGAACCCGCCACCAATGCGGTCTGTGACGGTGTTACGGATAAAATCCCCGGAGAGGGGGTACTATTTTTAACCGAAGATGATCTGGAGATGCCGTCTTGA
- the argS gene encoding arginine--tRNA ligase produces MRDKVRQLIAESLQSCFADGSLGSGQMPAIVIEQPGNPEHGDFACNIAMVLAKAEKKAPRVVADAIIKHLADPAGLVGSIEVAGPGFINIRLTNSAWCGCLGQIETAGNDYGKSSVGAGKRVQVEFVSANPTGPLHIGHGRGAATGDAIASILGAAGFAVQREYYINDAGNQMNTLGRSIFLRYRELLGEAVDFPQDCYQGDYIRGIARDLLTKHGDKYLALPEDESIRYFAKVGGDIILKGIDQDLRDFGVVFDTWYSEQSLFDRNKVTGAITALQESGMIYEQDEALWFKTTDFGDDKDRVVVRSNGVTTYFASDIAYHREKYERGFDWVVDVWGADHHGYVPRLKGVVQGLGRSADDLKIVLVQLVALLRDGVPVAMSTRSGEFVTLKEVVDEVGRDAARFFFLMRRSDSQLDFDLELAKKHSSDNPVYYVQYAHARICSIFDNAIEKGFTVPTYATAKTERLGTKEELDLVKTLASYPEVVEGSALNFEPHRITYYLQELAGSFHSFYNKNRVITEDADLTAARLFLLKCVAQTLHNGLTVLGIAAPEKM; encoded by the coding sequence ATGCGCGATAAAGTACGTCAGTTGATTGCGGAGAGTTTGCAAAGCTGTTTTGCCGATGGCTCGCTCGGCTCGGGTCAGATGCCGGCAATCGTGATCGAACAACCCGGCAATCCGGAACATGGGGATTTTGCCTGCAATATCGCCATGGTGCTTGCCAAAGCCGAGAAGAAGGCTCCCCGCGTCGTTGCCGACGCGATCATCAAGCATCTTGCAGACCCGGCAGGTCTGGTCGGCAGTATCGAGGTGGCCGGCCCGGGGTTCATTAATATCCGGTTGACCAATAGCGCCTGGTGCGGTTGTCTTGGGCAGATCGAGACTGCCGGTAACGATTATGGAAAAAGTTCAGTCGGGGCAGGGAAGCGGGTTCAGGTCGAGTTCGTGAGCGCGAACCCGACCGGGCCGCTCCACATCGGCCATGGCCGAGGTGCGGCTACCGGCGATGCGATTGCTTCCATTCTTGGCGCTGCCGGTTTCGCGGTGCAGCGGGAGTATTACATTAATGATGCCGGCAACCAGATGAACACTCTTGGCCGGTCGATTTTCCTGCGCTATCGCGAATTGCTTGGCGAGGCGGTTGATTTCCCGCAGGACTGTTATCAGGGGGACTACATCCGGGGAATTGCCCGCGACCTGCTCACCAAGCATGGCGACAAGTATCTGGCTCTTCCCGAAGATGAGTCGATTCGTTATTTCGCCAAGGTTGGCGGCGACATTATCCTCAAGGGCATTGATCAGGATCTGCGTGATTTTGGGGTTGTGTTCGATACCTGGTATTCGGAGCAGTCGCTTTTCGACCGGAACAAGGTGACGGGGGCGATTACGGCGCTGCAGGAAAGCGGCATGATTTACGAACAGGATGAGGCGCTCTGGTTCAAGACGACCGATTTCGGGGACGACAAGGATCGGGTGGTAGTGAGGAGCAATGGCGTCACGACTTATTTTGCGTCGGATATTGCCTACCACCGGGAAAAGTACGAGCGCGGTTTCGACTGGGTAGTCGATGTCTGGGGGGCGGATCACCACGGGTATGTCCCCCGTCTGAAGGGGGTGGTTCAGGGCCTCGGCCGGAGCGCCGACGACTTGAAAATTGTTTTGGTGCAACTCGTTGCCCTGTTGCGCGACGGCGTACCGGTCGCCATGTCGACTCGTAGCGGCGAATTCGTTACCCTCAAAGAAGTCGTCGACGAAGTCGGCCGCGATGCCGCCCGCTTCTTTTTCCTGATGCGCCGCTCCGACAGTCAGCTCGATTTCGACCTCGAATTGGCCAAAAAGCACAGCAGCGATAATCCGGTATATTATGTCCAGTACGCCCATGCGCGGATCTGCAGCATCTTCGACAATGCCATCGAGAAGGGCTTTACCGTGCCGACGTATGCCACTGCCAAGACTGAGCGGCTCGGGACAAAGGAAGAGCTTGATCTTGTCAAGACCCTGGCCTCCTACCCCGAGGTGGTCGAAGGAAGCGCCCTCAATTTCGAACCGCACCGGATCACCTATTACCTTCAGGAACTGGCCGGATCGTTCCACTCCTTCTACAACAAGAACCGGGTTATCACTGAAGATGCGGATCTGACCGCGGCACGGCTCTTTCTTTTGAAATGTGTGGCCCAGACGCTGCATAACGGCCTTACGGTGCTCGGAATTGCGGCACCGGAAAAGATGTAG
- a CDS encoding UDP-glucose dehydrogenase family protein, whose translation MRICVIGTGYVGLVAGTCFAESGNNVICVDVDEAKIEGLRNGVIPIYEPGLKELVHRNSAEGRLSFTTDLAAAVKESLISFIAVGTPPGEDGSADLKHVLGVAREIGRHMEGFKIIVDKSTVPVGTADKVRQAVQGELDRRGVSLEFDVVSNPEFLKEGAAIDDFMKPDRVVIGADNVRTAEIMKELYSPFMRKTNRLIVMDIRSAEMTKYAANAMLATRISFMNQIANLCELMNADVSAVREGIGSDSRIGYDFLFPGVGYGGSCFPKDVKALIKTAEECGYDFLLLKSVEQVNERQKRLLPEKILGYFGNNGASRPLAGKTIAVWGLSFKPRTDDMREAPSIVIIERLLELGATVRAHDPEAVREARKFFGDRITYSSSNQYDILAEADALAIITEWNEYRNPDFERIRALLRQPVIFDGRNLYKPARMQEIGFEYFSLGRTPTGSVEK comes from the coding sequence ATGAGAATCTGTGTCATCGGTACGGGGTATGTCGGGCTTGTTGCTGGCACCTGTTTTGCCGAAAGTGGCAACAATGTCATCTGCGTCGATGTGGACGAAGCGAAAATAGAAGGGCTGCGTAACGGGGTGATCCCGATCTATGAGCCGGGGCTGAAGGAACTGGTGCATCGTAACAGTGCCGAGGGCCGTCTGTCTTTTACTACCGATCTGGCAGCGGCGGTCAAGGAATCGCTGATCAGTTTCATCGCGGTCGGCACGCCGCCGGGAGAGGATGGTTCGGCCGATCTTAAGCATGTCCTTGGTGTCGCCCGGGAAATCGGGCGTCATATGGAAGGATTCAAGATTATTGTCGATAAGTCAACGGTGCCGGTCGGTACCGCGGACAAGGTGCGGCAGGCCGTGCAGGGCGAGCTTGACCGGCGCGGCGTTTCTCTGGAGTTCGACGTGGTTTCCAATCCCGAGTTCCTCAAAGAGGGGGCGGCGATTGACGACTTCATGAAGCCGGATCGGGTGGTGATCGGTGCGGACAACGTTCGGACCGCCGAAATCATGAAGGAACTGTATTCGCCTTTTATGCGCAAGACCAACCGACTGATCGTGATGGACATCCGGAGCGCTGAGATGACCAAGTACGCGGCGAACGCGATGCTTGCAACGCGGATTTCCTTCATGAACCAGATCGCCAACCTTTGCGAACTGATGAATGCCGACGTTTCTGCTGTCCGTGAAGGGATCGGCTCCGACTCCCGGATTGGCTACGACTTCCTGTTTCCGGGGGTTGGTTATGGCGGCTCCTGCTTCCCCAAGGACGTGAAAGCCCTGATCAAGACGGCGGAGGAGTGCGGCTACGATTTTCTGCTTCTCAAGTCGGTGGAACAGGTAAATGAGCGGCAGAAGCGGCTCCTCCCCGAAAAAATCCTCGGCTACTTCGGCAACAACGGTGCAAGCCGGCCATTGGCCGGGAAAACCATCGCTGTCTGGGGCCTTTCGTTCAAACCTCGTACCGACGACATGCGAGAAGCGCCGTCGATTGTCATTATTGAACGGCTGCTTGAGCTGGGTGCCACCGTCCGGGCTCATGATCCGGAAGCAGTCAGGGAGGCCCGGAAATTTTTCGGCGACCGGATTACCTATTCGAGCAGCAATCAGTACGATATCCTTGCCGAGGCCGATGCGCTGGCGATCATTACCGAGTGGAACGAATACCGTAATCCGGATTTCGAGCGGATTCGCGCTCTTCTCCGCCAGCCGGTGATCTTTGACGGGCGGAATCTATACAAGCCCGCCCGGATGCAAGAGATTGGCTTCGAATATTTCTCGCTCGGGAGAACCCCGACCGGATCTGTCGAGAAATAG
- a CDS encoding UDP-glucuronic acid decarboxylase family protein, with the protein MRILVTGGAGFIGSHLCERLLKDGHDVLCLDNFFTGCKTNVASFLGGSRFELIRHDITEPILLEVDRIYNLACPASPVHYQYNPVKTIKTNVMGAINMLGLAKRVKARILQASTSEVYGDPEVHPQPESYWGHVNPIGIRSCYDEGKRVAETLMMDYHRQNGVDVRIVRIFNTYGPRMAVNDGRVVSNFIVQALRGEDITVFGDGSQTRSFCYVDDLVDGLVRMMECDEGPGPVNLGNPAENSILEFARQIVSLTGSQSRIVYAPLPADDPKQRQPDISLARHLLGWEPAVPLTVGLQRTIEYFATLGSAL; encoded by the coding sequence GTGAGAATCCTGGTGACCGGCGGTGCCGGCTTTATCGGCTCCCATCTCTGTGAACGGCTGCTGAAAGATGGCCACGATGTCCTCTGTCTGGATAATTTTTTTACCGGCTGCAAGACTAATGTCGCTTCCTTCCTTGGTGGGTCACGTTTCGAGCTGATCCGTCACGATATCACCGAGCCGATCCTGCTGGAAGTGGACCGGATCTACAACCTTGCCTGTCCGGCTTCTCCGGTCCACTATCAGTACAATCCGGTCAAAACGATCAAGACGAACGTCATGGGTGCCATCAACATGCTTGGCTTGGCGAAACGGGTCAAGGCCCGGATCCTCCAGGCGTCGACTTCGGAAGTCTATGGCGATCCGGAGGTTCACCCGCAGCCCGAATCATACTGGGGGCATGTTAACCCGATCGGTATCCGGAGCTGTTACGACGAGGGGAAGCGGGTTGCCGAAACCCTGATGATGGACTATCATCGGCAGAACGGCGTCGATGTTCGCATCGTCAGGATCTTCAATACGTACGGGCCGCGGATGGCAGTCAACGACGGACGGGTGGTTTCCAATTTTATCGTCCAGGCGTTGCGCGGTGAGGATATTACAGTTTTCGGCGATGGCAGCCAGACCCGCTCATTTTGTTACGTCGACGATCTGGTTGACGGCCTGGTTCGGATGATGGAGTGCGATGAAGGCCCCGGTCCGGTCAATCTTGGTAACCCAGCAGAAAATTCCATCCTGGAATTTGCCCGGCAGATTGTTTCACTTACCGGATCGCAGTCCAGGATAGTCTATGCGCCCCTGCCGGCGGACGATCCGAAACAGCGGCAGCCGGACATTTCTCTGGCCCGACATCTGCTTGGCTGGGAACCGGCTGTGCCGTTGACCGTCGGGCTCCAGCGAACGATTGAATACTTTGCCACCCTCGGATCGGCTCTTTAG
- a CDS encoding SPOR domain-containing protein yields MAGQPAGAKPVDPAAQKAASPQTTGGPAEQKNSPLTGEPPLTFYETLPKGGKAILGTGINASKSEVPRSGAPGKAASPAPAPVPSAADKGGAGDVRKNESQRPVEGEGARSAEKSDTGRENLQRKSSPGSTFSVQVASSKDRKEAEEIRKSLVGRGYAAYIVETEISGKGTWFRVRVGKTMDQGTASSLATVLGKGAIVIPGEIK; encoded by the coding sequence ATGGCCGGCCAGCCGGCAGGGGCGAAACCTGTCGATCCAGCGGCGCAGAAAGCCGCTTCGCCACAAACAACGGGTGGCCCGGCAGAACAGAAGAATTCTCCCCTTACCGGCGAGCCGCCGTTAACCTTTTACGAGACCTTGCCCAAGGGGGGGAAAGCGATCCTCGGCACCGGGATCAATGCCAGTAAAAGCGAGGTCCCCCGAAGCGGGGCTCCCGGCAAAGCTGCTTCGCCGGCTCCCGCTCCTGTTCCATCAGCTGCGGATAAGGGGGGGGCAGGGGATGTACGCAAAAACGAAAGCCAGCGGCCGGTAGAAGGTGAAGGCGCCAGGTCTGCGGAAAAATCCGACACCGGTCGAGAAAATCTCCAGCGGAAATCTTCTCCCGGCAGTACCTTCTCCGTTCAGGTTGCATCGTCCAAAGACCGCAAAGAGGCGGAAGAGATTCGGAAGTCCCTTGTCGGCAGGGGATACGCCGCCTATATCGTCGAAACCGAGATCAGCGGAAAAGGGACGTGGTTCCGGGTTCGGGTCGGCAAGACGATGGACCAGGGCACGGCATCGAGTCTCGCTACGGTGCTCGGCAAAGGGGCAATCGTCATCCCGGGAGAAATTAAATAG